The Candidatus Margulisiibacteriota bacterium genome has a window encoding:
- a CDS encoding antitoxin VbhA family protein: MNKTTAWNFALGLIKVDGLEPTPEFMEMVKKESAGEMTLTDIEKSLNKKYRMKGAKVLKKAG, translated from the coding sequence ATGAATAAAACTACGGCCTGGAATTTTGCGCTAGGGTTGATCAAAGTGGACGGTCTAGAGCCTACGCCTGAATTTATGGAAATGGTCAAAAAAGAAAGCGCCGGCGAAATGACCCTGACTGACATTGAAAAATCTCTGAACAAAAAATATCGAATGAAAGGCGCCAAAGTTCTAAAAAAAGCTGGTTAA
- the pta gene encoding phosphate acetyltransferase encodes MSAILAELKKKAQAKYKKVVLPESYDERVLQAAAIVLKEKIARVILLGQPAKIKELADKAGAEISAAEIIDPENYARSAELASLYYERRKHKGATLEEAQKLMTTDPVFAGAGLVGIGAADCLVCGCVTATARVIKSALFCIGMRKGIALVSSYFMMVAPDKSFGEDGVLFFADCAVNPNPDAAQLADIAKCTADSLRQIIGANARIALLSFSTKGSAAHPDVEKVTNALKIAKEKYPELDIDGELQLDAALLPAVGQLKAPGSAIAGQANTLIFPDLDAGNIGYKLVQRFGKAEAVGPILQGLARPVNDLSRGCSAQDIVNTVIITELQTEE; translated from the coding sequence GTGTCCGCTATACTTGCCGAACTTAAAAAGAAAGCTCAAGCTAAATATAAAAAAGTAGTTCTCCCCGAAAGTTATGATGAGCGCGTTCTTCAGGCCGCGGCTATCGTCCTCAAAGAAAAAATTGCGCGGGTCATTCTGCTCGGCCAGCCAGCTAAGATCAAAGAGCTGGCGGACAAGGCCGGCGCGGAAATTTCCGCCGCGGAAATTATCGATCCGGAAAATTACGCGCGCTCTGCCGAACTGGCCAGCCTGTACTATGAACGCCGCAAACACAAAGGCGCGACGCTGGAGGAAGCGCAAAAACTGATGACCACCGATCCGGTGTTTGCTGGCGCGGGACTGGTCGGCATTGGCGCGGCGGACTGCCTGGTCTGCGGCTGCGTCACGGCTACAGCCAGAGTCATCAAATCCGCGCTGTTCTGCATCGGCATGCGTAAAGGTATCGCGCTGGTGTCCAGTTATTTTATGATGGTCGCGCCGGATAAGTCTTTCGGCGAGGACGGCGTTTTATTTTTTGCGGACTGCGCGGTCAATCCCAATCCCGACGCCGCGCAGCTGGCGGACATTGCCAAATGCACGGCGGACAGCCTGCGGCAGATAATTGGCGCCAACGCCAGGATCGCTCTGCTGTCTTTTTCGACGAAAGGCTCCGCGGCGCATCCCGATGTGGAAAAAGTTACGAATGCGCTTAAAATAGCTAAAGAAAAATATCCAGAGTTAGACATAGACGGCGAATTACAACTGGACGCCGCGCTACTGCCGGCGGTCGGGCAGCTCAAAGCTCCCGGCTCGGCCATTGCCGGGCAGGCCAATACACTGATCTTTCCTGACCTTGACGCTGGCAATATCGGCTACAAACTTGTCCAGCGTTTTGGCAAAGCCGAGGCTGTCGGCCCCATATTGCAGGGGCTGGCCAGGCCG